In Nocardioides sp. WS12, the DNA window GACGAGGGCGACGACAACCGCGTCCTCGTCCGGCTGACCGTACTCGTCGAGGTCTCCGGTCAGGACGCCGTAGGACGGCTCCTCGCCTGTGGTGAATCTGACGATGCGCACTGGTCGAGACTATCGACCTAGGCTTGCTCGTCGTGAATGCGGAGGAATGGCGGGAGCGGGCCACGGCCCACGCGGCGCGCATCGATGCGTACGTCGCCCCGCACCTGGTCCGCCGCGACACCGGCGTGAAGCATCCGGTCTTCGACTTCCTGTTCACCTACTACTCGCACCGCCCGGCACAGTTGCGCCGCTGGCACCCGGGGTACGGCGTCGCGCTGGAGGGTGCCGAGGAGTACGCCGGCCTCAAGGGCTACGGGCCCGGTCCCGCCGTCACTGCCGAGTACGTCGCTTCGCAGCAGCCCTTGATCGAGACCCTCCACCGCCTGCTCTCCGCGACCGCCGGCCGCGCCCCGCACTTCGGCTGCTTCGGCCTGCACGAGTGGGCGATGGTCTACCGCCTCACCGAGGACGCGACCCGGCACGCCGACTGGCCACTGCGCCTCGGCCCATCTGGGACCGACCAGGTCGTCACCGAGCACCGGATCGCCTGCTCGCACTTCGACGCGTTCCGCTTCTTCACCCCGCCGGCGCGGCCCTTGAACACACTCACCCCCGGCCCCGACGACCGACCGTCGTTCGAGCAACCCGGCTGCCTGCATGCCGGCATGGACCTCTACAAGCACGCCTTCCGGCTCTCACCGATGGTCTCGTCGGACCTGGTGGCCGACTGCTTCGAGCTCGCCTGGGACATCCGGACGCTCGACATGCGCGCGGCGCCGTACGACCTCGCCGACCTGGGCTTCGAGCCGGTCCGGATCGAGACCGCTGAGGGCAAGTCCGAGTACGTCGACGCGCAGCGTGGGTTCGCGGAGCGGGGTGCGCCGCTGCGGGAGCGGCTGGTCGCCGAGTGCGAGCGGTTGCTGGCCTGAACGGGCGACGTACCAACCGAATTTGCTGCGAAATGGGAGCGATCGCGACAAATCCGGTTGGTACGTCGAGCCTCAGCTGGCCGAGACCGGGGCCAACTGGCCCGACAGGTTCGGGTCCGTGTTCTCGGCCAGGTACGGCTGGACCCGCTCGTCGAAGAAGACCTTCTTCAGCTTCTCGATCTGCGGGTCGTCGGCGTACTCACTGCCGATGACGAGCTGGCCGGCGAACTCCTTGGGGGCGTCCGGCTCGAAGATGCGGTACTTCTCAGGCGTCTCCGCGTCGACGAAGGACATGTTGTAGTCGATGACCGCGTCGACGGAATCGAGGGTGCGCGGGCCTGCGCCATACTCGATGTAGGTGAACTTGTAGCCGCCGATGTTCTTGTCGATGTCCTGCTCGGTGGCGGCCCACGGGTCGACGCCGTCCTTGAAGGTCAGCTTGCCGGCCCGCTCGAGGATCCACAGTGCCTGCGCGGTGTTCGCGGGGTCGTTGAGGAGTGCGACCTCGGCGCCGTTGGGGAGTTGGTCGAGCGAGGAGTACTTGCTCGAGTAGACCGAGTACGACCACTGGAAGACCTCGCCGAGTGCCGACAGCTTCATGCCGGTGGCGTCGGTGACCTGCTTGAGCCAGTGCTTGTGCTGGTAGATGTTGGCGATGTACTTGCCGTCGGCGGTGGCCTGGTCGAGCTGGTTGCCGTCCTCGATGCCGACGCCCTTGATGGTCACGCCGTAGTCGGGCGCGACCTCCTTGTTGAGGTAGTCGAGGAACGCCTTCTCGCTGGCACTGCTCGCCTGGTAGGCGATCTCGAAGTCGTTGCCGAAGTGGCTGCCGGCCACGGCCTTCTCGTCATCGCCGGTGACCTTGAAGATGAGGAAGAGTGCCAGGGCGAGGACGACGACCGCGCCGACCGCGGGCCACAGCCACTTCTTGCGGGCGCCGCCGAGGTCGATGAGGTCACCGACCTCTTCGGCGATCTTCTTACCGGGCTGCTGGGTGGTGGACATGCTGGTTCCTTTCAGTGGGTGAGAGCCCGGACGATCCGGTCACCGGAGAACTGGATGAGCTGGACGATCGCGATCAGCAGCACGATGCAGGCGATCATGATGTTGTCGTCGAAGCGTCGGTAGCCGTAGTTGACGGCCAGGTAGCCGATGCCACCGGAGCCGATGGCGCCCGCGATGGCGGAGTACTCGATCATTGCGACGACGTTGAGGGTCAGGCCGCCGGCGAGTCCGGGCAGTGCCTCGCGCAACTGGATCGACGTGATGATCTGCCGTTTGCTGCTGCCGGCGGCGAGGCCGACGTCGAGGAGTTCGCGCGGTACGTCGCGCACGGCACTCTCGGTGAGGCGCGCGAAGAACGCGATGCCGGCGATCGACATCGGGATCAGCGCCGCCTTGAAGCCGATCGTCGTGCCGAACACCAGCTTGGTCACCGGGATCAC includes these proteins:
- a CDS encoding methionine ABC transporter permease — encoded protein: MTVLLGTPWPDVPDLLLPALGETLRMVVVVMSVVVLLGGPLGLVIFNTSPLGLTPNRAVHVSISWIANLGRSLPFLVLMAAVIPVTKLVFGTTIGFKAALIPMSIAGIAFFARLTESAVRDVPRELLDVGLAAGSSKRQIITSIQLREALPGLAGGLTLNVVAMIEYSAIAGAIGSGGIGYLAVNYGYRRFDDNIMIACIVLLIAIVQLIQFSGDRIVRALTH
- a CDS encoding 3-methyladenine DNA glycosylase, whose product is MNAEEWRERATAHAARIDAYVAPHLVRRDTGVKHPVFDFLFTYYSHRPAQLRRWHPGYGVALEGAEEYAGLKGYGPGPAVTAEYVASQQPLIETLHRLLSATAGRAPHFGCFGLHEWAMVYRLTEDATRHADWPLRLGPSGTDQVVTEHRIACSHFDAFRFFTPPARPLNTLTPGPDDRPSFEQPGCLHAGMDLYKHAFRLSPMVSSDLVADCFELAWDIRTLDMRAAPYDLADLGFEPVRIETAEGKSEYVDAQRGFAERGAPLRERLVAECERLLA
- a CDS encoding MetQ/NlpA family ABC transporter substrate-binding protein — encoded protein: MSTTQQPGKKIAEEVGDLIDLGGARKKWLWPAVGAVVVLALALFLIFKVTGDDEKAVAGSHFGNDFEIAYQASSASEKAFLDYLNKEVAPDYGVTIKGVGIEDGNQLDQATADGKYIANIYQHKHWLKQVTDATGMKLSALGEVFQWSYSVYSSKYSSLDQLPNGAEVALLNDPANTAQALWILERAGKLTFKDGVDPWAATEQDIDKNIGGYKFTYIEYGAGPRTLDSVDAVIDYNMSFVDAETPEKYRIFEPDAPKEFAGQLVIGSEYADDPQIEKLKKVFFDERVQPYLAENTDPNLSGQLAPVSAS